AATAACAAACCAAAGCAAATCAGTTTGTCGATCTGAAATTTTCTGGTGCTCCACAGAGCTAACTATTTTCTTTACGCAGAACCACATAAACCAAATCAGGTCAAGTAACCAGCCAACAGATTTATCATAGTTCCCTTCTGTGCACTAGATTGTGTTCCTATTAAATGTATCCTTAAGCATAGAATTCGGGTTGCAGACAGTTCTCATGCTTCAGAAATAAGTTCCCTGAATAAAATGATTTGCAACATAAACTATTTCTTTAATGATGTAAACACAAGTGGAAGAACAACTTAAATGGCTAGATAATGGAATATATTAACCTGTCAGTGTTGTAGGAAGAAGATCTTTTGAGAGCAGTAAGgccatttccttcttccttaaGCATATTTGTCTCAACCAAGCTGCCGCTGAAGTATTCCTTGTCTTCCAACCTCAGGCCCATAAGCCTTCGGTTCTCTGTCAGGCAATCAAGTTCCCCCAACATCAGTGAAGTTGAGAACAATGGGGAGGGAAATTTGGAATGCGAAAATCTTGGCCTGTAGGTAGGGATGAGGCCAAAACTGTGATCCTTCACTGAAATTGAGCCACATGAAATCAGTTGCATAAACATGTTTGAGGCCCTAAGCTTCGAGTTAGATGGCATTCGATATTCCTCCTCTTCTAGTATCCTAAAGCTGTTGATTTTACTAGCATCAGCTCGGATAAGAGATTCTAATGTCTCAGTCTTCCCGCCTGATGAAGATGCACTGGATGAAGATGGAGGTGGGGAAATTGTATCCCCAGAAACAGCAAAAGTCTCTTTTATTCCTGTACCTCGATCTTGAGAGTCATTATTCTCCAGTTCAAGTGATCCATCATCTGTTGAAACACCTCTAGTGCAAGTTTCTCGATTTTTATTAGTTCCACTTGCATTCTCCTCAGTCTGAGTCGAAGCATCAGCCAGACCTTTGCTCTTGTAAACCTTGTATCCTGTCAAGCTCAGAGAACCACTCCAAGGGGAACTTTTCCCATTCCTAGACTCAGGTGACACATCAGATGATGATCCGGGACATTGAGCTGGAGGAGAAAGCTCATTATCTGGAGAATGCTTTGTATCTCTCCCGTTCATgcttgaagaagatgaagaatcatcatgACTCCTTGAAGGTGCCGGTTCTGGTAGTTGTTTTGGATTCAGCAATTTTATATTTCCAGCAGGGCTAAAATGAcctgaaacaaaagaaattttgaaatgacAGCGAAAAAAAGAACAACTTTTCGAAGCTGTAGTTTCTTCTGCAATGAAAaaattccttttcttctcttaaaAAGGTGAACCAGGAGAACTGAAACAGTGATTGAATCCTAAAAGGTGCAACTGCAACACTAATTTTACAATAAACCCCGAGAAGTAAGAGAATTATGCTCTAAAGGAAATCATGTTTCGACAAGATGAATTCATTTTTGATGTCCTGTTTGAGAAGACAACTTGAGGCAACCACCATAGTTTGGGAAATAGGTTTCTGTACCCCTTGGGTTTGCACCCAAGATAAAATAGTTTTAAGAGTTGCCAACATGCTAGCGACCGGAACACCCTGAAAATTAAGTCAACAAGCCTGACCAAAAAAATCTCCAGATGTTCATATTGGCATCATGCATAAATTCTACTGAAATTAAGTTTTAGACAGCCAAACACATAAAACAACTTTTCCAAAATGGTGACAATCAGATTCCTGATATCAAAGaactaattttcaaaagttgGAGCGGATGGAATGTTGTATGGCACAGAATGTTAAGCAATTCCGTACCAATAACGTAAAATATGGGTGTAACGAAAACAAGGAAATTATAATGGATGTGCAAAATCATATAATAGAAAGAAGATTATATCAATAATTAGAGTTCAGACCCTACGTTATCTCAGTAATCAAGCAGCTATTTATAGTTACTGACTGTATGTGGATGTGCTTGTGCATATGTAGGCATGAAATAAGTTGCTTTCTCACCTGTATTGCATGCATCAAAGAGTTCAGACCCCTTGAGAACATATTCATTTCCATGGGCAGGAAAAATTAAGTCATCCTCACTGAGATCATGCCAAACAAACCCGTTCTTGTAGCTTCTGCAGCCAATAAAACAACCGAGAATCGACTTAAAAAAGGAtgcacaaataaaattattggaGAAGCAAAATCGCAAAAATACATCTCCACTGGCTTAACCTCTTGCACGACCATGAGTACATAGAAGCCATGCCCCTGCCTCGCAGACCATTAAGCCTATCAATCACATCTACAACACAAACAATTTGCAAAACTTGAACATCAGAATCACATCAACcagaaaattcataatataagcATAGGGATTAATCCCGTACCTCTCAAGTAGAGGCCGTCCGGCGAGGAGAGTGGGACTTCGATGAAATGAGGATGCTCGAGCTGCCGATTTCTGCAGAGGTAGTAAACCACGGGGACTTTCCGAGCCTGGTGGTACTTCGACGATCTCTCCGTCCAAACTTTCGCCCTATCCGGACTCAGCTGCCGGAACTTCTTCGGCCGGCCCTCCATTTCACCAACTCAAAGCCCTAAAACAGAGATCTCCTGAACCAATCACCTCAACACCGCCGAGTACATCCACCTCTTATCCCCATGCACAGCCCTACGAAAGCCGACTCAACTCCACAGCTGGCAAACAATCAATCAAACGAACAACTCCATGGCTTCATAAATTCAGTACTTGGGCCTTTTTCCGGAATCTCAGATCTGATAGTGAGCTCGAGCAGGCTCGATCTTGAAAACGAAGAGTTAGTGCAGAGAAGGAACGAGCAGCTGTGGCTGTGGCTGTGGCGATACAGAAGTAATGAGTTTGAGGCGAACGAAGTGTCAATGGAAGGGCAGGGAAGGAGAAATAGCTGGAAGTGCAAGTGGAGACGAAGTCAACATTGCCGTGGAATGGAAATGCCGTGGAAGACGAAGACGCAGATACTGTGCaggtcgagagagagagagagagagagagagagggaaggggGACCGGATAGTTAGAGAGAGATTAAACCTGAGACGGAGGGGAAGGGGAACTGGTTTGCTACTGCTGAGGCGCCCGCATTtaatgcgagagagagagagagagagagagagagagagaagggggaccggcgagagagaggaagagggagaagagatTTCGAAATACAGCGCAGGGGCAGGGTGAAAGCGATGGAACGAAAGCAGGGGAACAAGCAATCAGAAATTCAGAATTTAGAAGACGAGGAGGTATTTCTTTTTTTCGGAAGAGGAGAGGGTTGCTTTCGTCCTTTTAATATTACtagttagtattttttttttcttttttttttatggagaCAATTCTCTTTTTGACCCGATTGTTTGCAACTTCGTTAATTGCTTGTAATTGTAAAAcagtaattcaatatgatttattataaaaatttatttttttcaaatgatcTGTAAAATTTCGTTGCACttcatttttattgaaattagaTATTCATTATAAGacaattctttattattatataattattatacaaatattaaaatctaaactAACGcacttgaaattaaaaattataaactcaAATCATATAAATTGCAGTGAGATTTTTGGattcatattataaaataaaattcaattaaggaTAGTTAGTACTACCCTTTTGATacattttttagtaaattacattaattaatcaTCCCTAAATAAGGCCTAATTTAACACCATcatcatatcatatcaatttgaaAAGTCACTCAATCTTCCAACTACCAACTCCTTTGATTTAAATTTCAAGCTGCACATGTGCACGTGCGAGTTACACTGCACTTGTACTTTAATAACACGTGAAAAAAGTTATATTTGTCaatcaaaggaaaaagagaTCAAAGGGGGATAAACTTGGTCTCATAATAGGTAAATTTATATCTACCGGGATCTAAGGCAGATTTAagatattaaataaaagaatctcataattcaaataattaaataatacaattaaaattaatttaatctatcttatacaaataaattaaatatgtacaAAATTTGTGGGAAGCCTGTGGCATCAAAACAAAAGGTGGAAACAtgtggaatatatatatatatatatataattactgcATCTGCCTAAAATGAATTATAATATGCAACGGCATGACACTGACGTGCATGTTCCAGAACATGCTCCATCTCTTTTATCATCTTTATTGAAAATAACTGACGTATTGCCCATTTGTGGGAGGTGGTCGAGGTCGAGGATTGCGGTTGCTAGCTGTCTCATTCGATGTCTGTTCATCTCCTTTTCTCTACGGATAATTATAAAagcatatttaaaatttatcgtaacatttatatttattaaatttattattattataacattaTAGAAATCTgtttaaattgtttttaaacTAACTTAGACCTATGTTATGTCTTGCTACAACAAGGATAAAAATCCAGAGAAAAAGAGTTAGACTCGGCCAATTCTAAAGAGGTCAGTGCCACCAGAACGGCCCACGAGCTCAAGCTAACAAAAGGCACACGCTtgcatgcacacacacacatatatgggTTAATaccattttttgttattttacgtTGAATAAGCAAATAACAACCTTAGGCTCCCtcgtgatttattttttaacatagtgattattaattaagatataaaatgaaaaatgtaagatttgaaatgtattttatatttttatcatttttaatgtatttattaaatttatttagtgatcaTTATAAAATATGtcatgtgattttttatttgacattttttacaTATGTTTATCTTTCTCTTATTTGGATaaacaaaatttgaactttaaaaataagaaaaaatgacgcatatataaaaaatttgataaatttttttgaatactttcaaattttattttgataattttatattttgatttataaaatattttatttttatcttaatacaacttgatcttgctcattttaacaaacattatatAAGTAGGTAAAATCACCTTCTCACAAGCTATTCGAATTGTTTCCCATTTCGAAAACGCGAATACAGCTCGAAATGATTTTTTTGCATCGATTTTATAAATTGTGAAATATTTTGGGATGATTTTACAATTTACAGACAAATGTGGGAAACGCGTTTCACACTTGAAACACATTTTCAACAACTACAGTCACCTGCAATGGGGAAGACAGTGGTCATCGAGAGACAAGACGACGACGAGGCGAGATATGGAATGCGTGGCGACGATCGACAGTGAGGCAAGAGATGGTATACGATGGTAGGGTGACGACGAGGATGAGAGGCGAGCAACGATGGTAGAAACGCATCGactattaaataataaatgatattttattatctattatttaatattaaaaaatgatgagttaaaggaattaaagagtatttttatttaaataaaataataaagtataattaaaaaaaggaaaaaaaatagaaacctCGACCTTGTGACAACTGACAATAGcaagatattatatttttaagcaTTTTAATTGGTATCTTTGAGACAAACATTTTATCGGGGCCGAGGTTTATCCTTTCCCGCCAGTTCCTAGTCTGCGACATAGAGACCAGTTGCTGAGAGTGCAGGAAAAATTGATGTTGCAGTTGCGATCGTGCTTAGGAAGCCACTCCATTCTCTCTCATCTCACCAGAGTCTCTCCCACATTTCCACCTCTCGCTCACTCCC
This genomic stretch from Diospyros lotus cultivar Yz01 chromosome 1, ASM1463336v1, whole genome shotgun sequence harbors:
- the LOC127806999 gene encoding protein SOSEKI 3-like isoform X2, whose amino-acid sequence is MEGRPKKFRQLSPDRAKVWTERSSKYHQARKVPVVYYLCRNRQLEHPHFIEVPLSSPDGLYLRDVIDRLNGLRGRGMASMYSWSCKRSYKNGFVWHDLSEDDLIFPAHGNEYVLKGSELFDACNTGHFSPAGNIKLLNPKQLPEPAPSRSHDDSSSSSSMNGRDTKHSPDNELSPPAQCPGSSSDVSPESRNGKSSPWSGSLSLTGYKVYKSKGLADASTQTEENASGTNKNRETCTRGVSTDDGSLELENNDSQDRGTGIKETFAVSGDTISPPPSSSSASSSGGKTETLESLIRADASKINSFRILEEEEYRMPSNSKLRASNMFMQLISCGSISVKDHSFGLIPTYRPRFSHSKFPSPLFSTSLMLGELDCLTENRRLMGLRLEDKEYFSGSLVETNMLKEEGNGLTALKRSSSYNTDRSCKELGSDTDKEEATLLRSKCIPLGIKASQGKQPRSESMRSPVPDGPRISSDGVDSSRSIAPSTSNGSSRRITEPSPEKKQLTKLDYCPGEEKVIKIEESLLQELGL
- the LOC127806999 gene encoding protein SOSEKI 3-like isoform X1, with protein sequence MEGRPKKFRQLSPDRAKVWTERSSKYHQARKVPVVYYLCRNRQLEHPHFIEVPLSSPDGLYLRDVIDRLNGLRGRGMASMYSWSCKRSYKNGFVWHDLSEDDLIFPAHGNEYVLKGSELFDACNTGHFSPAGNIKLLNPKQLPEPAPSRSHDDSSSSSSMNGRDTKHSPDNELSPPAQCPGSSSDVSPESRNGKSSPWSGSLSLTGYKVYKSKGLADASTQTEENASGTNKNRETCTRGVSTDDGSLELENNDSQDRGTGIKETFAVSGDTISPPPSSSSASSSGGKTETLESLIRADASKINSFRILEEEEYRMPSNSKLRASNMFMQLISCGSISVKDHSFGLIPTYRPRFSHSKFPSPLFSTSLMLGELDCLTENRRLMGLRLEDKEYFSGSLVETNMLKEEGNGLTALKRSSSYNTDRWLHRSCKELGSDTDKEEATLLRSKCIPLGIKASQGKQPRSESMRSPVPDGPRISSDGVDSSRSIAPSTSNGSSRRITEPSPEKKQLTKLDYCPGEEKVIKIEESLLQELGL